In the Rhipicephalus sanguineus isolate Rsan-2018 unplaced genomic scaffold, BIME_Rsan_1.4 Seq781, whole genome shotgun sequence genome, one interval contains:
- the LOC119378321 gene encoding rho family-interacting cell polarization regulator 1 — APKRARITGPDSGDKAAAPAPVKRTSAAILAEKIRLQKLEVEMRLRLQELKQNSLAKSSSTTTPAVTVAAVATTTMQSATSEAPSKTVVAPVASSPRPESPLSSPSRAAASRTVVVSKATGKVAPVTPTKTTGQGQAATVGAEAAVAAVPTVTVTITVGNNNESSSNEPAVCRHRTAMEAMFLEHCEKQLQTSYPYVGLSSSEFSLPQKDALKVQ, encoded by the exons GCGCCCAAACGAGCCCGCATCACAGGCCCCGACTCCGGAGACAAAGCGGCAGCGCCTGCTCCGGTGAAGCGGACCAGCGCGGCCATCCTCGCTGAGAAGATCCGCCTGCAAAAGCTAGAGGTGGAAATGCGGCTACGTTTGCAGGAGTTGAAGCAGAACTCGCTTGCAAAGTCTTCCTCAACGACGACCCCAGCGGTTACAGTGGCGGCGGTAGCCACGACGACCATGCAGTCCGCGACTTCCGAGGCTCCGTCGAAGACGGTGGTTGCGCCCGTCGCCTCCTCACCGAGGCCGGAGTCGCCACTGTCATCGCCGTCCAGAGCAGCGGCGTCAAGGACTGTCGTGGTCTCGAAGGCTACTGGAAAAGTTGCGCCGGTGACGCCGACAAAGACGACTGGCCAAGGCCAGGCCGCCACTGTTGGTGCAGAAGCAGCAGTTGCAGCCGTACCGACTGTCACCGTCACAATCACTGTGGGCAACAAC AACGAGTCCAGCAGCAACGAGCCGGCAGTTTGCCGACACCGGACTGCCATGGAGGCCATGTTCCTTGAACACTGCGAGAAGCAGCTGCAGACGAGCTATCCCTACGTTGGACTCTCTTCATCGGAGTTCTCGTTACCCCAGAAGGACGCACTAAAG